GGAGAGACCGAGATCGAGACCGACCGCCGTATTGTGCGCGACAAGATCGCCTTGCTGCGCGAGCGCCTCAAAAAACTTGAAAAGCAGAACTACGAGCAGCGCAAAGCCCGCGCCAGCATTGTACGGGTGGCCCTGGTGGGGTATACGAACGTAGGCAAATCGACGCTGATGAACCTGCTCTCCAAATCCGACGTGTTTGCCGAAAACAAGCTGTTTGCTACCGTAGATGCCACGGTGCGCAAGGTGGTGCTCGACAACACACCGTTCCTGCTCTCCGACACGGTAGGGTTTATCCGCAAGCTGCCAACCAAGCTCATCGAAGCCTTTAAATCGACGCTGGATGAGATCCGCGAAGCCGATCTGCTGGTGCATGTGGTGGATATCTCGCATCCTTCATTCGAAGAGCAGATCGCCATTGTTAACGATACGCTCAAAGACATCCACGCCGCCGAAAAGCCGGTGCTGCTGGTGTTCAATAAAATAGACCGCTACCTGGCACAGCGCGAACAGGAACTGCAGGAAGAAGGCCACGACGTGCGTCCCTCCATCGAGGATCTGAAAGCCACCTACATGGCCAAGGTACACGCCCCGGCGCTCTTTATCTCAGCCACCGACAAGGTCAACATCGAGCAGCTGCGCGACGAACTACAGCGCCGCGTGGCCGAGATCCACTTTGAACGTTACCCCAACAATGTATAGATAAGTATAGCAGAACGCCCTCTCCTAAAAACAGGAGAGGGCGTTCTGCTATTGGCTTTTTGTGAAGTATAAGCGGTGCAGGACCGGGCCCAACCACCCCTAACCCCTCCTTGTCTAAGGTGGGGAGCTTGGCTATTGTTGCTGGTGAAGTATGAGCGGTGTTGCTTTGGCTTCATTAGCTTGCTCCCAAGATCCTTTCAGGATGACAAAAGGGAAAAAGGCAAGGAGAGCAGGTTTATACTTATACTTGAGCAAAGTATAAGTGGTATAGTTCAGGCTACTCAGAAACATCCCCCTACCCCCTTCAAAGGGGGACTTGGTTCAAGTTGCATTGTAAAAGATAACCGATTTAATACTTGCTATACTTAAGCAGAAGTATAAACAGTAGCTATCGGACAGCTTCCCAGTCCTTGGGTTGAGCGCCTCGAGAGTTTCCGGTGCCACGATAGTGGCAGCCGGTAGGCAGGAAACGAAAGCAGCGCGATACCCGAGGACGAGCCCTCGCGGGCTTGGAGCGCTCTAAGGTAAAGATGAAACAGGACATGTATAAAACTGAGGAATTCAGCTAGCTAGCAAGTATAGCTGGAAGTTTA
This window of the Pontibacter liquoris genome carries:
- the hflX gene encoding GTPase HflX, yielding MGKKQFYDTAKPQETAVLVAVPSYRQTDEQTKEYLDELAFLAETAGAETLKRFIQKLDKPDVRTFVGSGKLEEINAYVKEHDVDMVIFDDDLSPSQVRNIERELQVKIVDRSLLILDIFALRAKTAQAHAQVEMAQYQYLLPRLTNLWTHLSKQKGGIGMKGPGETEIETDRRIVRDKIALLRERLKKLEKQNYEQRKARASIVRVALVGYTNVGKSTLMNLLSKSDVFAENKLFATVDATVRKVVLDNTPFLLSDTVGFIRKLPTKLIEAFKSTLDEIREADLLVHVVDISHPSFEEQIAIVNDTLKDIHAAEKPVLLVFNKIDRYLAQREQELQEEGHDVRPSIEDLKATYMAKVHAPALFISATDKVNIEQLRDELQRRVAEIHFERYPNNV